DNA from Plasmodium yoelii strain 17X genome assembly, chromosome: 13:
aatgatatatgtaaataaaacaaaatgttCATTGATATGTTTAACATAACCTTACTTCCAATAcctgaaaataaaaaaaaaacggaaAAATAACGGGAAAAATCACGGAAAAATCACGGAAAAAATAACGGGAAGAATAATTACACTTTTTTCATGTATCCAAAAATAAGACAAAATTTGTACGTTCAATGCACAATTTATtaacttatttattttcttccttttcgcacgtatatatatgtatatgtatacacGTTGCTGGAAAAgggttttataaaaatgaattaaaataaCCTGCCCATTCTTCATTGTCcatttgaatataaataatattattttttggatCATAACTTGTTTTTGGAACTCCTACTAATGTTGCTCTTCCAAAATCATGATTTAATTCTAAATATCTTGCACACCTTTTTGTTTTCTTTTTAATTGTATTTATCATATCTCTACATTTCCAATATATCATACCCCCATGTACAggtttattaacatatattaattttttatcctGTACATTAGCTAATGTACTCATTGGCATTCCATAGTTTCTTATATTCAGCAATTTGCCAATTTTGGCTTTAGCTAAAATGTTTGTTTGCGAGGGAAATAGTTTAGCTATATTCATCgtatatagaaatatatatatatatagatatatatttttttttttttttttttttttttttttattaaaatattgtgAAATTATAtgactatatatataacaatagTAATATGTTACACTCTAGCATTTTTCGggaaattatttttgaaatatattaGATATATTTCCATTTCAAAGTATAAATATTCCAATGTGAAAACTGCTAAATGTTAtacattacatatattatatataatgtaacaCATTATTCTTCTTATAAATGGGTAAACATTTAATTattcaaatttatttaactattatataatatttattatataatatttattattattattattttttttttttttttttttttttttcatttatagtATTAACGTtacattattaattttttttatattcaaatattttgggaaaaaaaaattttgcaGAACAATTTACATCCAATTGCACATAtcagtattttttttgttcctctttttttttataattcaaaaataaaactaaatattgtataaatttaCCGTGGGTAATGTGTAAAATATAACACACAACTTATTTTCTCCCCATTTATCAATTAACACATTATACATATTAGCACATATTAACACATATTAAtacgtatatatattaaattccCCAAAATTGTCCTCCTTTCAATAgccaatatatttaaaatactataaaaaaaaaaaaaaattaaaaaattatgtataagtCATAAGAAAATgtgatttttttatgaacattcataaatatttatattttttatgaacgCTTGAAAGCATTTTTCATTCTTTATGAATTTTGACCACAACTATGAAAATAAACacaatttttcaaattttttaaaagttttaataaaacatgtaGAAAATATAACAGTAAGAAAATGTGTATTACGTCTTTTATCTTCTTCTTGTGATTTCCTTTTATCATAAAGCAATCCGGCTTTTCAATAACATTAATTTTACAAATTGCTTcgatttctttttttaaaacctTGATCATGTAAAAAAACCCAaggtaaatatatatattattgttataaaaCAATTGCATAATCAATATTCGTATTGAATTGTATAAATTCTCATTAAGTGTATtactttaatatagaataagcatatatggaaaatagggaaatatatatatatatatatatatatatatatatatatatatatatataaatgtaggTATGAAAATGactaaaatataatatgttttatgtTTAAATTGATTGTACCTCCTTATTTCctttaatttttcttataaCTGTAACGacgatatttttattatttttgtattttaggAAAACTGGCAAATTGTCGGATGCTAtaagatattaaaaaattaaatacataaatatatgttatttgtgtaaattattaatatattgtttCTTATTTATTAGGAATAAATCGACAGTATGTCTGTGTGCATTTtccacaaatatatattttggcttgctttatatatatacctgTTCTTCTTATAGAGAAAggaattttattaattttcttTCGGTATGTGTTTagatattcattataaataCTAAAATAGAATTTaggcatataaataaatttgaaaacgttcataatttttaattcaaaagaaaaagtaaaaaaaatatgtttttatatagaGCTATTTATAATACTATGTGTTTGTCAaatcatattaataaatttgaaaatgtacaaataaataatatttgcgttgttttctcctttttcttaatttacttttatttcgtgcctcaaaaaataaaaataaaatattgatGTAATATAAATACTGTACATGCTTTTAAATACTGTGCATGCTTTTAAACTTGTTGCAAATGTGCCTATGTGAAACTAGCTAATTTAAAATagatataaacaaattaatagtgaaCTGTTTCGAGTTTCATacaatgtaatatatttatatgtactATTTTccatttgtattatatatctCTTATAATTCGATGTTTTGATATATacttgtaaaaaaaaaaaaaatagaattgtatatattttatattaatatggaAAATGTATATTAAAAAGTGAGTGATTTTAAATATGatgttataaaataaaaaaaagataaatcaGGATGaataatgtaataaaatataaaaataaattttcacCATTTATATTTCAAAGGAAAATAAGCACACTACCAAATAGTATGAAAAATGATTATGAAATAATGAAAACAATTGTACataaagagaaaaaaaaaaattttcgaaatatatttttatgtgtaagcttaattaatataagtacatttatatttactgttcataattattatataaaaaaagacccaaattatttttcaaaaaatgatataaatattattgatcatataatattaaataatgttGTAAGCTCATTAggtttaaataatttaagtttatatataaaaaacgGGTTTTATACCAAATTAgtaaataacataaaaaatgaaaattattcaGCCAAAGAAAATGCTTTGTTAAGTTTATTGGAATTGctttataagaataaaaattgttttgtagaaattatagaaaattataaaaatgaaaatgcagatatattgaaatatatttttgaaaaaatcaaaaatgataaactagaaaatacacaaaaaaatgttttttcctcaataattttttattacataaaatatagcaGTGGTTGTGGTAACACCTTTTTGACTTATGACCAAATTTGGGAACTTGTATTTAACAAGAATTTATTTCAAAACCATAAAGACAGAGATGAAATCATATCTTATTTGCtattaaacatttttaagaacgaaaaatatattaatgaagtTATTCAAAGAGAACAAAAGATTTGGAATACAGAAATGGATGAACATAAAAACAATCAAacaaatgataataaaataaaaggaaataatgaaatagataaaaataataatttatatagtaATGAAACAAAATCAATAATAcactttttaatttattgtaAATATGGAAAGACTGCAAAAAATTCTAAtcctattttaaaattttatttagacattacaaaaaataatgaaaattattataaagaagaaactttaaatttatttgaaaaatattttaacaaattgaatattcctttttttttagaaaaaaatgataatatggaaatcgaaaaaaaaaaatcttatAGCaacattataaataaaatatatataaaatattttgaaaatacaGTTCtctatactttttttttttcatttgcacttcataatatatatgcaaaagaATATACTATTAAAacatatctatatatattaaatgatatatttaaaagtatttatattaacacTTTAAttaattctatttttttagtaCAAAAATCTGTTATCaataatattgatattaaCAATGACACACctacatttttttctctttccCTTTTGTTTAACCTTTTAAATTCAACCTTATTTTCTTATTCCATATACAAGTGCAAATACggtaatattaaaaaaaaaatgaacaaaccTAGTTTTGCTcaaatgtgcatatataaagagagaaaaaatttttatcatgtacatatatttacacACCCAATATTAACCATACTATTTTACtctattattatgttttctATTTGTTCAGGTTTTATCCCCCTTGTATTTTCACAGATTGTAAaggataatttttttctttaatttcaCGCCTTTTTAATTATCAATTTTAACAAGccataaataaacaaaatatatgatatgGAAAAACTGCATCAACatttatgaataaataaataaaccaTTTATTTAATCATCAAATAAAAGTggggggaaaaaaaaatatgttttttctaaaagtagacacataaatatatgcataggAGACGAAAACTAAATCGTTTGCGACACCACTATGAAGCAATCGACTCAAAATGGACGATTtgaaaaattgtaaaatgaaaaaaatatacaactaataaaataaatagcaGTCTAATAAAAAGATTAAATGATggattataatatttttccatATAATATCCTTTCAATAATTACTAGAAAactttcattttatttttttaactatttaaattttatactttgaataattttgatattttttgatgccagtgaaaataaacaaaatcgGAGAATAATATTGTACATACTCATTTTAgtgatgtttttttttttttttttaatttataattattttttaaaatttattttatcactatatatatagttaatCCATCCATTTGGTTAATCGTCATTTCTTATTTATTTGCTACTTTTTTTGgatattttctaaaatttttttaattcatttttttttcgtaccataaaattattttgatgGTTCCTATGAATATTTgctgaattattatttaatggGTTACTATTAAAAAGGAAATTTTCACTTGTTTTTTTATCACAAATATTATTGAATGTTTTACCTGAACGTTCAGAATTATTATGTAAAGGTGATAATTGGCTAGTaggtaataaaatattttgggTTGACAAATTtgatttttcataattttcgtATTTTTCATTTGATAAATCTCTATCATTTTTTAGCCTTTGATTTTTATCTcgtaatatttttaatttattgtaATAGTGATCAAATTGAATATTTTGgggtttattttttataacctTATTTGAAATATCATTATGAAGTGCCAAaattgtttgttttttttttattttgttcattttttcagattttattatatcaaaaattgtattattattttcattattattgtattCATTGTTACTATTTTCAAGCCCTTTtctatttaatttatatgataataaaaaatgattaaaaCTTGTATTAAGTGTATCGTTTACGTTAAATATGTCTTTTTCTtgatgttttattatttttctattatcaaatatttctgtttttttttcaattttatctccttttattttatttaaatattctttatattttttatcattctctttattttttttttcatttcttaGAATAATTTTATTCTCATTTGAATTTTCAATTATATTCGCATATCCATTTTTGATATCCAATAATCCACAATATTCATCTTGACTTTCATCTAGTTTGAAATCATTTTTAAAGCAATCACTACGATTCATATCACattcaatatttttcttttttttattattattattcgaAAATGTATTGTGGTTATCTTTTTTTAGAATTTTGCTACTGTATAACATAGGCAACTTTCTCATATGCTCACTAATGTTAACAtgttttgaaaataattcattCAGTTTTCTAGATGGTTCattgtcattattattcataatatttttttctttttcatcatttttttctgaacatgcaataatttttaatcgATTATTACCTGAATTGTTCATGTAAATTGAATCATTATTAGTTTCTTCAAAATTATTGACTTCTATTGTCCTTTCTTCTTTCTCTTTATAATCGAGCATTTGTGTATGTTCACTGTCACACGCATAAGTTTCTATACTTTCATTATAATCATCGCAATattcatcttttttatttttattaatttggcTAACTACTTCTCTCAAGGTATCTTGGCCATCCTCATAATTTATTACAGAGcaaatattatcattttcattttcattatcattttcatcactCTTAACATCTTCTTCGTCGCTTAATTGTATACCTATTATGTCTTCCTTTGGGGGTTCTGGAATTTCTAATAAAAGTTTGTTCTCCTCAATAATTGGATATACAACATGTTTTTCATCATCTTCAtcttttttgttattaaaattttgattTTCGCTATTTTTAACATCCTTTGTATTTCCAAAATATTCTTGAGACTTGTTTTGTATAATACTAAACGAATTGCTGAACTTTTTCATGTCTTCTATATTACACATATTTATAGGGAAATTGCTgatcgatttttttttattttcaatatttttgtatatattttttaatcgTTCATTAATTATAAACAAGCCATATATATTACTTTTCTTTTTGTACTTACTTAATAGACATGATCTTATGTCTCTTTGATTATTTACATCTGTATATTTATCATCACTTATCAATTTTTTAcaatctttttttataacaaaatTAGTGGAAATATTATCACTTGggttatcatttatattttccattttatttaaaaaggaAGAAATATCGTGTGtatcttcattattatattgacTTATTTTGTTATCATTCTCAacttttgttttttcttttttttgttcctTATTAGATTTGTTCGAAAGATGTAACTGGTCGTTGGAAAATTTTGTTATAGTTTGACTTccttttttcattaataaaaggttattatttaaatttaatttatcattttttatatgagaAAGAAAATAATCAATAGTTTTATTGTCTCCTTTAACATTTTCTATAGTTTGGAAATTTAAAGGTTGAATTATCATCTCGTTTTGCCCATC
Protein-coding regions in this window:
- a CDS encoding cytochrome c oxidase subunit ApiCOX14, putative — encoded protein: MNIAKLFPSQTNILAKAKIGKLLNIRNYGMPMSTLANVQDKKLIYVNKPVHGGMIYWKCRDMINTIKKKTKRCARYLELNHDFGRATLVGVPKTSYDPKNNIIYIQMDNEEWAGIGSKVMLNISMNILFYLHISFWIYFIYYRMLVNNKLNVFSKWKDAE
- a CDS encoding mitochondrial ribosomal protein L49 precursor, putative codes for the protein MNVFKFIYMPKFYFSIYNEYLNTYRKKINKIPFSIRRTASDNLPVFLKYKNNKNIVVTVIRKIKGNKEVLKKEIEAICKINVIEKPDCFMIKGNHKKKIKDYFKYIGY